A single Chloroflexi bacterium ADurb.Bin180 DNA region contains:
- a CDS encoding Blue-light-activated protein — MTLWEKTLRVIGVSVLLLVSVLYLLQRAVLRRDFSRLERENLEERLQTARYVVDLELEHLQLLSGDWALWDDMYAFAADGNAEFLAANLPDRSLEVAGLNLMVIVDAAGRVLYARGFDPLHGGMFDLPEVDVAGSGPLAPLLGPADEGGRSGLVMLQSGAMLAASRSILTSLGQGPARGTVVVGRLLEERAREGLSEIARLPLRLRNASDESLTADERARLAALAPGQSTWIESRSGSIYAGHLLLRDMAGQPAVVVTLEPSTDAYNYGQVTFYALGTMLVVGALGLFLAVLLGIEVTVLSRINALRRQVAVVSSSADPTLRVKLDGRDEVADLAQSINVLLAGLEEAHRSFAAQQQELRESERRYRTIFETAGTANVILDEDGTVLLVNPEFERLYGYSREELEGKRKWSEFVQPSDVQRMREYQLRRLREPSAAPRSYEYKGYDRQGNLRDVLLTAAVIPGTRRTLANLLDITERKRIEEELRRLKDFNEGIVEGMAEGLVLEDSEGRITFVNRALETMLGYQRAELIGWSWTQLVAPDHIESIRARMAGRREGASEVYESYFLDKAGRQVPVLISARALMEGGRYHGSLSAITDMREREQLEEQLRQAQKLEMLGVIAGGVAHSFNNLLTVIRGNAQLVLAEEGLTEQLRHDLEVIDGAAQRGALLTQQLLTFSRRRVLQPVATDLNRLVRDFVQLIGPVLGGDITVQTGLATAALPVLADASAVEQVLMNLSVNARDAMPDGGTLTFETAAVSLPAGAAECRPAVPPGDYVRVSVTDTGQGMGPDVIAHLFEPFYSTKEVGRGTGLGLSVAYGIVQQHQGCIEVQSAPGQGARFDIYFPARAADQPRKQEG, encoded by the coding sequence ATGACCCTGTGGGAGAAGACGCTGCGCGTCATTGGTGTAAGCGTGCTGCTGCTGGTGTCGGTGCTGTATCTGCTGCAGCGGGCCGTGCTGCGGCGCGATTTCAGCCGGCTCGAGCGCGAGAACCTGGAGGAACGCCTGCAGACAGCGCGCTATGTGGTGGACCTGGAGCTGGAGCACCTGCAACTGCTTTCTGGCGACTGGGCCCTCTGGGACGATATGTACGCATTCGCCGCCGACGGCAATGCCGAGTTCCTGGCCGCGAACCTGCCCGACCGGTCACTCGAGGTCGCCGGCCTCAACCTGATGGTGATTGTCGATGCGGCGGGGCGGGTGCTCTATGCCCGCGGTTTCGATCCGCTGCACGGCGGGATGTTCGACCTGCCAGAAGTGGATGTGGCCGGCTCTGGCCCGCTGGCGCCGCTGCTGGGGCCGGCGGACGAGGGCGGCCGCAGCGGTCTGGTGATGCTACAATCCGGCGCCATGCTGGCCGCCAGCCGCTCGATCCTGACCAGCCTGGGCCAGGGGCCGGCGCGGGGGACGGTCGTCGTGGGGCGCCTGCTCGAGGAGCGGGCGCGCGAGGGGCTGAGCGAAATTGCCCGGCTGCCCTTGAGGCTGCGCAACGCCAGCGACGAGAGCCTGACCGCCGATGAGAGGGCCAGGCTGGCAGCACTGGCGCCGGGACAGTCCACGTGGATTGAATCGCGCTCGGGCAGCATCTATGCCGGGCATCTGTTGCTGCGCGATATGGCCGGCCAGCCGGCGGTGGTGGTGACGCTGGAGCCATCGACCGATGCGTACAACTATGGCCAGGTGACTTTTTATGCGCTGGGCACCATGCTGGTTGTGGGCGCGCTGGGCCTGTTCTTGGCGGTCCTGCTGGGCATTGAGGTGACGGTGCTCTCGCGCATCAATGCGCTGCGCCGGCAGGTGGCGGTGGTGAGCAGCTCGGCCGACCCGACGTTGCGGGTCAAGCTGGACGGCCGCGATGAGGTGGCCGACCTGGCTCAGAGCATCAACGTCTTGCTGGCCGGGTTGGAGGAGGCGCACCGCTCGTTCGCCGCCCAGCAGCAGGAGCTGCGCGAGTCGGAGCGGCGCTACCGCACCATCTTTGAGACAGCCGGCACGGCCAACGTCATTCTCGACGAGGATGGAACCGTGCTGCTGGTGAATCCCGAGTTTGAGCGCCTCTATGGCTACAGCAGGGAAGAGTTGGAAGGCAAACGCAAATGGTCCGAGTTCGTCCAACCGTCGGACGTGCAGCGGATGAGGGAATACCAGCTGCGGCGGCTGCGGGAGCCCTCTGCGGCGCCGCGGTCCTACGAGTACAAGGGCTATGACCGGCAGGGCAACTTGAGAGATGTCCTGCTGACAGCAGCGGTCATTCCCGGCACGCGGCGCACTCTGGCCAACCTGCTGGACATTACCGAACGCAAGCGCATCGAGGAGGAGCTGCGGCGGCTCAAGGATTTCAACGAAGGCATTGTCGAAGGGATGGCCGAAGGTTTGGTGCTGGAGGACAGCGAAGGTAGAATTACGTTTGTCAACCGCGCCCTGGAAACGATGCTGGGCTATCAGCGGGCCGAGCTCATCGGCTGGAGCTGGACGCAACTGGTGGCTCCGGACCACATCGAGTCGATCCGCGCCAGGATGGCCGGCCGCAGGGAGGGCGCGAGCGAGGTCTACGAGTCGTACTTCCTGGACAAGGCCGGCCGGCAGGTGCCGGTGCTGATCAGCGCGCGGGCGCTGATGGAGGGGGGGCGCTACCACGGTTCGCTGTCGGCCATCACCGATATGCGCGAGCGGGAGCAGCTCGAGGAGCAGCTCAGGCAGGCGCAAAAGCTCGAGATGCTGGGCGTAATTGCCGGCGGCGTGGCGCACAGCTTTAACAACCTGCTCACGGTGATTCGCGGCAACGCGCAGCTCGTTCTGGCCGAAGAGGGACTGACCGAGCAGCTCCGCCACGACCTGGAGGTGATCGACGGGGCGGCTCAGCGGGGGGCGCTGCTCACGCAGCAGTTGCTGACCTTTAGCCGGCGGCGTGTGCTGCAGCCGGTGGCGACGGACCTCAACCGGCTCGTGCGCGATTTCGTGCAGCTCATCGGGCCGGTGCTGGGCGGCGACATCACCGTGCAGACCGGGCTGGCCACAGCAGCGCTGCCGGTGCTGGCCGATGCCAGTGCGGTGGAGCAGGTGCTGATGAACCTCTCGGTCAATGCGCGCGACGCGATGCCCGACGGCGGCACCTTGACCTTTGAGACGGCCGCCGTGAGCCTGCCCGCAGGGGCAGCAGAGTGCCGGCCGGCAGTGCCGCCGGGGGACTATGTGCGGGTGAGTGTCACCGATACGGGCCAGGGAATGGGTCCGGACGTGATCGCCCACCTGTTTGAGCCGTTCTACAGCACCAAAGAGGTAGGCCGGGGCACGGGGCTGGGCCTGTCCGTGGCCTATGGCATTGTGCAGCAGCACCAGGGCTGCATCGAGGTGCAGAGTGCGCCGGGGCAGGGCGCCCGGTTCGACATCTACTTTCCCGCACGCGCTGCCGACCAGCCGCGCAAGCAGGAAGGGTAA
- a CDS encoding putative transporter, whose amino-acid sequence MTQTDVRRSGGARLWTRDYALVLGSTLLVWASYYGLMVVMPLYATKVLGGNRAQVGLLSSILALSSVPARLAGGWACDRWGRRPVQLAFLALFVLAAFSYPLAATFPLLLLLRFLHGVPFGGGTTACMTVGSDLVPAERRGEGMGYYAASQVMAYAVGPPLAFFVLARSGFDGFFTVAGLLAAGSLLLGWLIHHPRVSDPTARFRLSAVLEKRVLWMSLMGLFIALGYSGLVTFATLYAGQVGVSNAGPFFTLYALSVLAVRPLVGKLFDRHGPSLPVLAGLAGMMAGFVLLTCWRSPLGFHLSAVLYGLAYGACFPSIQAMAVGVVEPERRGAAGATLFAIFDVGMTIGPYANGLLADTRGGYPLVFLTGAAVLVVAVLLYLTRVRAEYEAQRR is encoded by the coding sequence GTGACACAGACGGATGTCAGGCGTAGCGGAGGCGCGCGCCTCTGGACCCGCGACTATGCGCTGGTGCTGGGCTCGACGCTGCTGGTGTGGGCAAGCTATTATGGGCTGATGGTGGTCATGCCGCTCTATGCTACAAAGGTGCTGGGCGGCAACAGGGCGCAGGTGGGGCTGCTCTCGAGCATTCTGGCTCTGTCCTCTGTTCCGGCGCGGCTGGCCGGCGGCTGGGCCTGCGACCGCTGGGGACGGCGGCCGGTGCAGCTCGCCTTTCTGGCGTTGTTCGTGCTGGCGGCGTTCAGCTATCCTCTGGCCGCCACTTTTCCCCTGCTGCTCCTGCTGCGCTTTTTGCACGGCGTTCCCTTTGGCGGGGGCACCACGGCGTGTATGACCGTTGGCTCGGACCTGGTGCCGGCCGAAAGGCGGGGCGAAGGGATGGGCTATTATGCCGCCTCGCAGGTTATGGCCTATGCCGTGGGTCCGCCCCTGGCCTTTTTCGTGCTGGCCCGCAGCGGCTTTGACGGGTTCTTTACCGTGGCCGGGCTGCTGGCAGCGGGGTCGCTGCTGCTGGGCTGGCTCATCCACCATCCCCGCGTGAGCGACCCGACGGCGCGTTTTCGGCTCTCGGCGGTGCTCGAAAAGCGCGTGCTGTGGATGTCGCTGATGGGGCTGTTCATCGCGCTGGGCTACAGCGGACTGGTCACTTTTGCCACCCTTTATGCCGGGCAGGTAGGGGTGTCCAATGCGGGGCCGTTCTTCACCCTTTACGCGCTGAGCGTGCTGGCGGTGCGCCCGCTGGTCGGCAAGCTCTTTGACCGGCACGGGCCGAGCCTGCCGGTGCTGGCCGGGCTGGCGGGGATGATGGCCGGGTTTGTACTGTTGACCTGCTGGCGCAGTCCGCTGGGTTTTCACCTGTCGGCCGTGCTGTACGGGCTGGCCTACGGCGCCTGCTTTCCTTCGATCCAGGCCATGGCCGTGGGGGTGGTAGAGCCGGAGCGGCGCGGAGCGGCCGGTGCCACGCTCTTTGCCATTTTTGACGTGGGCATGACCATTGGGCCTTATGCCAATGGCCTGCTGGCCGACACGCGCGGAGGGTATCCGCTGGTGTTTCTGACCGGCGCGGCAGTGCTGGTGGTGGCGGTGCTGCTGTATCTCACGCGCGTGCGGGCCGAGTACGAGGCGCAGCGGAGATAA
- the virA gene encoding Wide host range VirA protein has product MDPTRRILIVDHEPKSTLDMERALTSAGHEVTLTESGKDGLRLARETVPHLILVDVALTDISGIDLVKLVRHEESLERSYVVLLVREEVPAAIQARALESGADAVVQRTFLTRDFVSRIEALLRRQRTQDDLWYAVRDLRKTFDAISDAVYLVDLDHRIIECNQALVEMLGVPRGEIIGARCYELMHRSSKPILACLGERVTYTHRRETWEAPGLDGRWQQVDVDPLVDDNNKVVGSVHVLRDITDRRRIDEALRAAQEDLKKRNEVEDGLKRRQSELEQQLAMGRTALAQAHQHSEDVLAAAQEQVRLAQNEVAEQRRQKMAGLRRFAAGVAKEFEKRLAEVLGGIEITLGRLQPTQTFYNELLAVKQGLEGALYLVRQLRAFAAVELLEPQIFYVNEALRAMEPRLQRLLGKRIGPELELAPGLRPVLADPLGFEEIVLNLATHVRASTPAVGTLRLITSAATLSEADCAAHPDARAGEYVLLSVSQVSDEPALPALAYLFEPLPATTGNQGNMALTAAEGMVHQLGGFLLVAQGGTRWDVYLPAQMDQPPETAPEPAAAPAPVEATPEAGEPNWPAAMAEAAAASPRNEPAAEVPRSDSTAEPSPAAAPAPEAEPAADAAASKATVREAGPAVGSAEMIGAAPGGEPAPAQTVEPEPLPETAGVAAAEPAPEVPAPTTESAATASAENEHELPAFLSEEDVPSPLETEPPGGIGARLRARLRRKAAPQQDAAAEEPAAPRN; this is encoded by the coding sequence ATGGATCCCACCAGGCGAATTCTCATCGTGGACCACGAGCCCAAGTCGACCCTGGATATGGAGCGGGCCCTGACCTCGGCCGGGCACGAGGTGACCCTGACCGAGTCGGGCAAGGACGGCCTGCGCCTCGCGCGCGAGACCGTGCCCCACCTGATCCTGGTCGACGTAGCGCTGACCGACATCAGCGGCATTGACCTGGTCAAGCTGGTGCGCCACGAAGAGTCGCTCGAGCGCAGCTATGTGGTGCTGCTGGTGCGCGAAGAGGTGCCGGCGGCCATTCAGGCGCGCGCTCTGGAGAGCGGCGCCGACGCGGTGGTCCAGAGAACCTTCCTCACCCGCGATTTTGTCTCGCGCATCGAGGCCCTGCTGCGCCGGCAGAGGACGCAGGACGACCTGTGGTATGCCGTGCGCGACCTGCGCAAGACCTTTGACGCCATCTCCGACGCGGTGTACCTGGTAGACCTCGACCACCGCATTATCGAGTGCAACCAGGCGCTGGTGGAGATGCTGGGTGTGCCGCGCGGCGAGATCATTGGCGCCAGATGCTACGAGCTGATGCACCGCAGCAGCAAACCCATCCTGGCCTGCCTCGGCGAAAGGGTCACCTACACCCACCGCCGCGAGACCTGGGAGGCACCGGGGCTGGACGGCCGGTGGCAGCAGGTGGACGTGGACCCCCTGGTCGATGACAACAACAAGGTCGTTGGCAGCGTGCACGTGCTGCGCGATATCACCGACCGGCGGCGCATTGACGAGGCTCTGCGCGCCGCGCAGGAAGACCTCAAGAAGCGCAACGAAGTCGAAGACGGCTTGAAGCGCCGCCAGAGCGAGCTCGAGCAGCAACTGGCGATGGGCCGCACGGCGCTGGCCCAGGCTCATCAGCACAGCGAGGACGTGCTGGCGGCGGCGCAGGAGCAGGTGCGACTGGCGCAGAACGAAGTGGCCGAGCAGCGCCGCCAGAAGATGGCCGGGCTGCGGCGCTTTGCCGCCGGAGTGGCCAAAGAGTTCGAAAAGCGCCTGGCCGAGGTGCTGGGCGGCATCGAGATCACCCTGGGGCGGCTGCAGCCGACGCAGACATTCTACAACGAGCTGCTGGCGGTCAAGCAGGGGCTGGAAGGCGCGCTGTACCTGGTGCGGCAGTTGCGGGCTTTTGCCGCGGTCGAGCTGCTCGAGCCGCAGATCTTTTACGTGAATGAGGCCCTGCGGGCGATGGAACCGCGCCTGCAGCGGCTGCTGGGCAAGCGCATCGGGCCAGAACTCGAGCTGGCGCCCGGCCTGAGGCCGGTGCTGGCCGACCCGCTGGGCTTTGAGGAGATTGTGCTGAACCTGGCCACCCACGTGCGCGCCAGCACGCCGGCCGTCGGTACGCTGCGGCTGATCACCTCTGCGGCCACGCTGAGCGAGGCCGACTGCGCCGCCCATCCCGACGCCAGGGCGGGCGAGTACGTGCTCTTGAGCGTGTCCCAGGTGAGCGACGAGCCGGCCCTGCCGGCCCTGGCCTACCTCTTTGAACCCCTGCCGGCCACGACGGGCAATCAGGGCAATATGGCCCTCACCGCGGCGGAGGGTATGGTGCACCAGCTCGGCGGATTCCTGCTGGTGGCCCAGGGCGGCACGCGCTGGGACGTGTACCTGCCGGCGCAGATGGATCAGCCGCCCGAAACGGCGCCGGAGCCGGCCGCTGCCCCCGCACCGGTCGAGGCGACCCCCGAGGCAGGCGAGCCCAACTGGCCGGCCGCGATGGCTGAGGCGGCCGCCGCATCGCCACGAAATGAGCCCGCCGCCGAGGTGCCACGAAGCGATAGTACTGCCGAACCGTCGCCGGCCGCTGCGCCTGCGCCGGAGGCGGAGCCAGCCGCAGACGCCGCGGCGAGCAAAGCCACGGTGAGGGAAGCGGGACCGGCAGTTGGTTCGGCGGAGATGATCGGCGCTGCGCCAGGCGGCGAGCCAGCGCCGGCGCAGACGGTCGAACCAGAGCCGCTGCCGGAGACGGCCGGGGTGGCTGCAGCAGAGCCAGCCCCTGAGGTCCCTGCGCCCACCACCGAGTCCGCGGCCACGGCGAGCGCTGAGAACGAACACGAGCTGCCGGCGTTCCTCTCGGAGGAAGATGTGCCGTCTCCGCTGGAGACAGAGCCGCCGGGCGGCATTGGTGCCCGGCTGAGGGCCAGGCTGCGCCGCAAGGCGGCCCCGCAGCAGGACGCGGCTGCTGAAGAACCTGCAGCGCCCAGGAACTAG
- a CDS encoding Blue-light-activated protein, translating into MLLHESPYIASLVITAALALAAALYFSRRAPRGVVPFVALMAGVACWASFYALELSTPDLATKLFWFGLKYVGIVTLPPAYVQYALRYTDQEGLLRGRAKVLLAVEPLFFLLALWTNGAHHWVWTGARVVLADGANGVLVLDHGWAFWLNMVYSNGLSLVGQLVLAGSLIHASPLHRRQTAVLMLACSLPLLTSVASVVQAAPLGLPSLVPPAALLAGLVMGYGLLRFDLPDVLPVAREVTLEHVAEGVVVVSRGGRVVDANAAALALAGLTRGQAVGRPAAEVLSFVPAALERAGGLDAWQGLEEWTQAGQVRQLDLFVSLLRGRRGQESGHVAVIRDITERLAVENELLARSNELAELYDTSLAIASELDLQKLLPVIVERANRLLTAMGTGLYLYDAEKDNLFYEVGTGLSEQFVGSSLGRGEGLSGRVLETELPLAVEDYHHWPGRSLQFEAQAVGSVLGVPVRWQGRVLGVIEVQREAGRPFTSEERRLMDLFAIQAASALGNARLYQAAQRELQERRLAESALRASEARYRATVQDQTEQIYRMKPDLTITFANDAACRFQGVLPQQVVGRSVLEDVLPEDQAGVRQILGMISPEQPVLVSENRNVGADQQQHWFQWTNRGIFDESGRLVELLSVGRNIDERKSAEADRERLEEQLRLAQRTEAVGILAGGVAHEFNNLLTVIRGNVELLQADLAEQPAMQAPLEAIARTAQRATALTRQLLALSRRQVLQRVPTDLNDLVTSFAPLLRHAVGQLIQVHVQTEPNLGRVLADPGAMEQVLMNLAINARDAMPEGGLLVVSTRPVDADPAFCAAHPAVAPGHYACLTVSDTGSGMDDATRRHLFEPFYTTKEVGKGTGLGLSVVYGIVRQHEGFIEVHSEPGKGTVIDIYLPLGGQQQ; encoded by the coding sequence ATGCTGCTCCACGAGTCCCCTTACATCGCTTCTCTGGTAATCACCGCGGCGCTGGCGCTGGCGGCGGCACTGTACTTCTCCCGCCGCGCGCCGCGCGGCGTCGTCCCCTTCGTAGCCCTGATGGCAGGGGTGGCCTGCTGGGCTTCTTTCTATGCCCTGGAGCTGTCCACCCCTGACCTGGCCACCAAGCTCTTCTGGTTCGGGCTCAAGTACGTGGGCATCGTGACTTTGCCGCCGGCCTATGTCCAGTACGCGCTGCGCTACACGGACCAGGAGGGCCTGCTCCGCGGCCGTGCCAAGGTGCTGCTGGCGGTAGAGCCGCTCTTTTTCCTGCTGGCCCTGTGGACCAATGGCGCGCATCACTGGGTGTGGACCGGGGCTAGAGTCGTATTGGCCGACGGGGCCAACGGGGTTCTGGTACTGGATCATGGCTGGGCCTTTTGGTTGAATATGGTCTATTCCAACGGCCTGAGCCTGGTTGGGCAGCTCGTGCTGGCCGGCAGCCTGATCCACGCCTCACCGTTGCACCGCCGGCAAACTGCGGTATTGATGCTGGCCTGCTCTCTGCCGCTGCTGACGAGCGTGGCTTCCGTGGTGCAGGCTGCTCCCCTGGGCCTGCCGAGCCTCGTGCCGCCGGCCGCGCTCCTGGCCGGATTGGTGATGGGTTACGGCCTGCTGCGCTTTGATCTGCCGGATGTGCTGCCGGTGGCGCGCGAGGTCACGCTGGAGCACGTGGCTGAGGGCGTGGTGGTGGTGAGCCGCGGGGGCCGGGTGGTGGATGCCAACGCGGCTGCCCTGGCGCTGGCCGGCTTGACCCGCGGCCAGGCCGTGGGTCGGCCGGCAGCCGAGGTGCTGAGCTTTGTACCGGCCGCGCTGGAGCGAGCTGGCGGCCTCGATGCGTGGCAGGGGCTGGAGGAGTGGACCCAGGCGGGGCAGGTGCGGCAGTTGGACCTGTTTGTGTCGCTCTTGCGCGGCAGGCGTGGTCAGGAGTCGGGCCATGTCGCGGTGATCCGCGACATTACGGAGCGACTTGCCGTCGAGAACGAGCTGCTGGCCCGCTCCAACGAGCTGGCCGAGCTGTATGATACCAGTCTGGCCATTGCCTCCGAGCTGGACCTGCAAAAGCTGCTGCCGGTCATCGTCGAACGGGCCAACCGGCTGCTGACGGCTATGGGAACGGGGCTCTACCTCTATGATGCCGAGAAAGACAACCTATTCTATGAGGTAGGCACGGGCCTATCCGAGCAGTTCGTTGGCAGCAGCCTGGGGCGGGGCGAGGGGCTCAGCGGACGGGTGCTGGAAACGGAGCTGCCGCTGGCGGTGGAGGACTATCACCACTGGCCTGGCCGCTCGTTGCAGTTCGAGGCTCAGGCCGTGGGCAGTGTGCTGGGGGTGCCGGTGCGCTGGCAGGGCCGCGTTCTGGGCGTGATCGAGGTGCAGCGCGAGGCGGGCCGGCCCTTTACCAGCGAAGAGCGGCGCCTGATGGACCTGTTCGCCATCCAGGCCGCCAGCGCTCTGGGCAATGCCCGGCTCTACCAGGCCGCCCAGCGCGAGCTGCAGGAGCGGCGGCTGGCCGAGTCGGCCCTGCGCGCCTCCGAAGCGCGCTACCGGGCCACGGTGCAGGACCAGACCGAGCAGATCTACCGGATGAAGCCCGACCTGACCATCACCTTTGCCAACGACGCGGCCTGCCGCTTTCAGGGCGTACTGCCGCAGCAGGTGGTCGGGCGCAGCGTTCTGGAAGATGTCCTGCCCGAGGACCAGGCGGGGGTGCGGCAGATCCTGGGCATGATCAGCCCCGAGCAGCCGGTGCTCGTATCGGAGAACCGCAACGTGGGCGCGGACCAACAGCAGCACTGGTTCCAGTGGACCAATCGCGGCATCTTTGACGAGTCGGGCCGGCTGGTCGAGCTGCTCTCGGTGGGCCGCAACATCGATGAGCGCAAGAGCGCCGAAGCGGACCGGGAGCGCCTGGAGGAGCAACTGCGCCTGGCGCAGCGCACTGAGGCGGTGGGCATCCTGGCCGGCGGTGTGGCTCACGAGTTCAACAACCTGCTCACGGTCATCCGGGGCAACGTGGAGCTGCTGCAGGCCGACCTGGCGGAGCAGCCGGCGATGCAGGCTCCGCTGGAGGCCATTGCGCGCACCGCGCAGCGGGCCACCGCGCTGACCCGGCAACTGCTGGCCCTCAGCCGCCGGCAGGTGCTGCAGCGTGTGCCCACCGACCTCAACGACCTGGTGACGAGCTTTGCACCATTGCTGCGTCATGCGGTGGGCCAGCTCATTCAGGTGCACGTTCAGACTGAGCCAAACCTGGGCCGGGTGCTGGCCGATCCGGGTGCGATGGAACAGGTGCTGATGAACCTGGCCATCAACGCGCGCGATGCCATGCCCGAAGGAGGGCTGCTGGTGGTGTCCACGCGGCCGGTGGATGCCGACCCGGCCTTTTGCGCCGCCCACCCCGCCGTGGCGCCGGGCCATTATGCCTGCCTGACCGTGTCGGATACGGGGAGCGGGATGGACGATGCCACCCGGCGTCACCTGTTCGAGCCCTTTTACACGACCAAAGAGGTGGGCAAGGGCACCGGTCTGGGGCTCTCGGTGGTGTACGGCATTGTGCGGCAGCACGAGGGGTTCATCGAAGTGCACAGCGAGCCGGGCAAGGGCACGGTGATTGACATCTATCTGCCGCTGGGAGGGCAGCAGCAATGA